Proteins from a genomic interval of Fuerstiella sp.:
- a CDS encoding glycosyltransferase family 2 protein: MPETPRISIAIPLYNEELVIAELLQRTRSVLDTLSGGPHEILFVDDGSTDATFSRIAEAAMEDSRITAISLSRNFGQQAAYCAALRHVSGDVVVMMDGDLQDPPERIPELLEKYAEGYEVVYAIRIRRKEGLMFRACYSIFYWLIQRISFPALPRDSGDFSLMSRRVVDLINQAPERSRYLRGLRAWFGFSQVGVPVEREQRSTGKSKYSVRRLFNLAFDGIFSFSLVPLRLATMLGMLSILFSMCFVTYSVYARLAFSAAAQPPPGFTALIVSIAFFAGIQLIFLGVVGEYIGRIYEEVKGRPSYVVKQICKATSSWIDNTQNNTGSSTSDTGGGDVANH, encoded by the coding sequence ATGCCTGAAACGCCAAGAATTTCGATTGCGATTCCGCTGTACAATGAGGAATTGGTGATTGCCGAGCTTCTTCAGCGAACGCGCAGTGTGCTGGACACGTTATCTGGCGGACCTCATGAGATTTTGTTTGTGGACGACGGCAGCACTGATGCGACTTTCAGCAGAATCGCCGAGGCTGCAATGGAAGACTCTCGTATCACTGCGATTTCTCTTTCCCGCAACTTTGGTCAGCAGGCAGCCTACTGTGCGGCGCTCAGACATGTGAGTGGAGATGTCGTGGTGATGATGGACGGTGACCTGCAGGATCCACCGGAGCGAATCCCTGAATTGCTTGAAAAATATGCAGAGGGTTACGAGGTTGTGTATGCGATACGCATCCGGCGCAAGGAAGGCCTCATGTTTCGAGCCTGCTACAGCATTTTTTACTGGCTCATTCAGAGAATTTCGTTTCCTGCGCTGCCTCGTGACAGCGGTGATTTTTCTTTGATGTCTCGCAGGGTGGTTGACTTAATTAACCAGGCACCGGAGAGAAGCCGGTATCTGCGGGGATTGCGTGCCTGGTTTGGATTTTCCCAGGTCGGAGTCCCGGTCGAACGCGAACAGCGAAGCACAGGAAAGTCGAAGTATTCTGTCCGACGACTGTTTAATCTGGCCTTTGACGGAATTTTCTCGTTTTCTCTGGTGCCACTGAGACTGGCGACCATGCTGGGGATGCTGTCGATCCTGTTTTCTATGTGTTTTGTGACCTACTCGGTGTATGCCAGACTGGCGTTTTCCGCCGCTGCCCAGCCCCCGCCGGGCTTCACTGCTCTGATTGTTTCCATCGCCTTCTTCGCCGGGATTCAGCTGATTTTCCTGGGAGTTGTCGGAGAATACATCGGTCGCATCTATGAAGAAGTTAAAGGTCGGCCGTCGTACGTTGTCAAACAGATCTGCAAAGCAACATCATCATGGATCGACAATACGCAGAACAATACCGGGAGCTCCACCAGCGACACTGGTGGTGGCGATGTCGCGAATCACTGA